The following nucleotide sequence is from Macaca fascicularis isolate 582-1 chromosome 15, T2T-MFA8v1.1.
ttcttcacgGGCTCCTCTACATGTGAAGGGGGCGGGCATCCCCTTAGCTCCAGCTGCCAACGATGTGCTCATGActggcctgttttattttttttcttcttttgagacagggtcttgctgtgttgcccaggctggagtgcagtggtgccattacggctcactgcagcctggacctcctgggctcaggtgatcctcccacctcagccttctgagtagttgggaccacaggtgtgcaccaccatgctcagctaattaattttcttattttttgtagagggtcTTGCTACGTGGCCCAGGCTGACTGCCCAGTGTttgtctccagcctgggcctctcTCCTCAACTTCAGCCCTGTAGGTCCAGCTGCCTCCAGGCCACCTCCGTGTGAATGCCCCCAGCACATCCAGGTCCCCGTGTCCAAAGCTACTCAATGCCTTCCTGGCCaatggctcctcctcctcctcctgcttcctaCTTCAAAGGGTGGCACTGCCCTGCACTTTGCCACCCACATTGGAAGTCTTCAAGTCATCCTTGATTTCATTCTTGTGTCTACACCAGTCCTGCTGGCCTCCCCTCCCACAGGCCACTTGAAgcccccttctcctttccccctccctccacatTGCTCCCCTGGAAGGACGCCCTGCCCTCTTCCCTGTTCCCTCCACAACCATCACCATTCATTCTGCCACTTGGTCACACCTTGAGTGGCTCTCTAAGCAACGTCTGAATGCTCTGACCTGGCTCCCCCAAGCCCTCTGGCTTCTCCCACTCTCCGCTCACCACCTTGGTGTTCCaccccttcctcctccaccagCTTCCACGATACTACCACCGACTGCACTAGGGTCTCCAACAGTCGGTACTTCTGCTTCCTGTGTTTAAAATGCCCCATTCCAGGACTGGATCCTCGTGTTTGATCTTAATCACTACCGTATTTTCACTGAGTAGCAGAGGCTCCCGCTCGTAAGAGGCAATTAGTAAGTGCTGAGCTGGACACATGGAATCTGGACAAGGTTGGAATTATCAGGAGAAAAATGAGGACGTGTGTGCAAAATGGTGTGGAGAGAGCAAAAACCTGCAGGTGAGAGCCGGAGACAGCCTCCCAGGTTAGACTGCTAACCTCTGAGAACGGGAACCGTGCCTTACTCATCTCTGCGcagtaaaggtttttttttttttttttttttttttttgagaccgagtctcactctgtcccccaggctggagtgcagtggccggatttcagctcactgcaagctccgcctcccaggtttacaccattctcctgcctcagcctcccgagtagctgggactacaggcgcccgccaccacgcccggctagtttttttttttttgtattttttagtagagacggggtttcaccgtgttagccagggtggtctcgatctcccgacctcgtgatccgcccatcttggcctcccaaagtgctgggattacaggcttgagccaccgggcccggcgcagtaaaggttttttaaatgaatgggaTGAATGAGTACAGATCAGTCAATGCTTCAGGTCTAACCGAACTACAAAATTCATATTTAGGAGTGTGGTAAGAAAGACGTTATTCGGGACCGTTGCGCTAGGTACAGGGACCACTACCACGGGGGCTTGCAGTGCTGAGGGAGATCAGGCTCAGCTCCGAATACAGCAAGGGCAAGCGGAAACTGACAGCCAGGGAGCAGGGTGGGGTCAGTGAATGGAAAATTAATAGGAGAAAACATCAGGGATGAGGGCGGTTCTGGCTAAACCGATCCGACAGGGTTCTTGCTGAAGAGAGGCTGGAGCTATCAGACAGCACCTGGGGGAGGAGGAACCTGACCAGACGTGGAGGGTGATCTGATATAGACGCTGGGAGttcttgctaaactcacttagCAAGGCTCTTcgctaaaactggattttacaaggaagAGCACAGATGGTGTAGAAGGTTTAGGAGGCTGCCTAAGTTTGGGGAAGCAAAGACTCTTTGTCACACCCCACCGACAATGAGTCCTGGCGCCACCTGCACCAAGGGCGGCTTCCCTCCCCTCTAGGTGCCCCGCAAACCTAGGCTTCGCGGGAACAGTGGCTCTCTGACCTGCGTGTGAATCAGAGACACCTAGGCTTGTTaaagccaatttcttttttttttttttctttttttttgagacggagtctcgctctgtcgcccaggctggagtgcagtggccggatctcggctcactgcaagctccgcctcccgggtttacgccattctcctgcctcagcctcccgagtagctgggactacaggtgccgccacctcatccggctagtttttttgtattttttagtagagacggggtttcaccgtgttagccaggatggtctcgatctcctgacctcgtgatctgcccgtctcggcctcctaaagtgctgggattacaggcgtgagccaccgcgcccggcctaaagccAGTTTCTTTGGAGAGCCTCCGTTCTACAGCAGTGCAGTCCAAAAGAAATATcacagcaggccgggcgcggtggctcacgcctgtaatcccagcactttgggaggccgaggcgggcggatcacgaggtcaggagatcgagacctcggtgaaaccccatctctactaaaaatacaaaaagttagccgggcgcggtggcggatgcctgtagtcccagctagttgggaggctgaggcaggagaatggcgtgaacccgggaggcggagcttgcagtgagctaagatcgcgccactgcactccaagaaATATCACAGCAGCCGTGTAGGCAATTTAAAATTCTATCttaaaaaggttaaaagaaacaggtgaaattaattttaatgacataTTTTACTTAACCCAAtagatacaaaatattatttcaacatgtaatcaatatgaAAACATTATCGAGATGCCTTACATTCTTTTTTCCAGTTACTTCTTTGGGATCCAGCGTGTATTTTATCTTTAGAGCCTATACGGTCCCACGTGGTGAGTGCCCCGGGTGGGAAGAGCCTGCAGGTGGGGGAGCAACGAAGCGGCCAGAGAACTACAGCTCCCGGCATGCTCCGGGCGCGCCCCGTGGCGCATTCCTTTGCGGTAGCCACAGTGCGCCCCTGGCGGCGGGAGCGAGACGCCTGTCTGAGAACCACATCTCCCGGCATGCGTCAGGGGCGCCCGTGACGCACTTCCGGTGCGGCGGCGACAGCGCGCCCCCAGCGGCTGCAGCGGCGGGAGCGAGGCGACCGCTGAGGCCGCAGCGAGTGACGGCGGCCAGGCAGACGGGAGCCGGGGCGGGGCGGCGGCGTCCCAGCGAAGGAGCGCGCGGGCGgcctggccccgcccccgccccgcccgtCTGCCCGGTGACCTTCAGGGGCCCGGGCGGCGGGCACAGGCccctgcggcggcggcggcgggatgTTTGTGCAGGAGGAGAAGATCTTCGCGGGCAAGGTGCTGCGGCTGCACATCTGCGCGTCCGACGGCGCCGAGTGGCTGGAGGAGGCCACCGAGGACACCTCGGTGGAGAAGCTCAAGGAGCGCTGCCTCAAGCACGTAAGGCCgggccccctcccccgcccccaacACCCGCCCCGGACGCCTCCGACTGCGGACCCTGGCTCAGTCCCCGAACCGCTCCGGCCTGGGGTCCGCCGCCCAGTCCGCAGCTCCCAGGCCCTCTTCTCCGGGGGTGGAGGCAGCGCCTCCTGCCCGGTTGTCCGACTCTCCCCCTTTCAGATCCCACACCTCTGGACGCTCGTCTCGGGCCTGGCCAGCGGACACCGGTCGCTAAGCGCTCGCCCGGTGCCAGCCGCCTGGCCGAGCCCTCTACATACACTCCAGCCTCTCAGTTAACTCTGCAGCTACGCAGGGAGTTAGGGGCAGatcgggaaactgaggcctggagagtgGAGTCGCCGACGGAGCAGGGCCTGACGACTTTCCAGCAGTTGTACCTTTTTGCTGTTGGGGTGAGGTTTTTTCCAGCAGCCTCTCTGAGAGCTGAGAATTAACGTAGGCTCCTTCATTAAGAggccccttctccttcctcttcccctttcccgCAGAGCCGGCTGCTTGGAGCTCTTTTCCTGGCTGGCGCAGCCGGGCTGGCCACTGTGCCTCTTAGCTGGAGTGCCTGAAATAGTGTCGCTGCGGGACAAGGCCCTGCGCCCCTGCTTTTCTGCAGAGGTAAAATTGGTCAAGAGGGAAGGCCCAGGAGTAGGGTCTCCTGGCTGAGACACTTGTTAAAGTTTATTCACCCGAAATACTCCTGTGTATTTAGTTCCTTAGGTTGCTGATTTTTGGCACTAGTTCTCGAGTCTCTAATGGACTCAGTAAGGTCAGCTAAGCAGCCTATCTGTGTGTCAGACCGACCTCCTGTCTATACTTGACATGATCTGAGGGCTTGGCAGAATTTAGGTTGAAGGAGGCCGCAGCTTTCTAGCGGCGACTCCATGTGATAAGTTACGTATCTGTGTTGACAGGTTGAGTGCGTTAGACTTGAGCTAAGTGTGGTCTCTAAGGATAAACTTCAGTTCTTACCATAGCAGCTGCTTGCATAGAGTACTTTCGAGTTGCTTTTGTGAGCATGGTTCTGTGAAGTTCTGGAACTGTCAGAGGCAGGCTTGGCAAGTCCCGTCTGCAACGCACTGGCTGTGAACAACTGGGAGGTGCTGTCCTCAGGGTTCACACCAAGGAGGGGGCTGAGCCCCCTGCGTTCAAGGGTCCGTATGTTTTGgttgctttcttgcttttcttctggcCCAGTCTGCATGATTTTGCCGTCTGGACAACCATCGGGGCAGCACTAAGCTCCAGCGCCGGTAACTCTGTGGGCATCCAGGCTGTTTGAGCCAGGCGTTGTTGCTTGCCTAGTtgcttgtgttttaaaaaacttctCTGGGCTGGcagggtgactcacacctgtaatcccagcactttgggaggccgaggcgggcggatcatgaggtcaggaaatcgagaccatcttggccaacatggtgaaaccccgtctctactaaaatacaaaaaaattagccgggcgtggtggcacgtgcctgtaatcccagctgctc
It contains:
- the UBAC1 gene encoding ubiquitin-associated domain-containing protein 1 isoform X2, yielding MVWREQKPAVTSLGSSVYFIFRAYTVPRGECPGWEEPAGGGATKRPENYSSRHAPGAPRGAFLCGSHSAPLAAGARRLSENHISRHASGAPVTHFRCGGDSAPPAAAAAGARRPLRPQRVTAARQTGAGAGRRRPSEGARGRPGPAPAPPVCPVTFRGPGGGHRPLRRRRRDVCAGGEDLRGQGAAAAHLRVRRRRVAGGGHRGHLGGEAQGALPQARKAGPPPPPPTPAPDASDCGPWLSPRTAPAWGPPPSPQLPGPLLRGWRQRLLPGCPTLPLSDPTPLDARLGPGQRTPVAKRSPGASRLAEPSTYTPASQLTLQLRRELGADRETEAWRVESPTEQGLTTFQQLYLFAVGSRLLGALFLAGAAGLATVPLSWSA